The genomic window TAATAATCGGGATATGCTGATATTTTTTATCATTCTTTAGAAGCCGACAAACCTGGTACCCATCCATTTCAGGAAGAAGAATATCAAGAACAATTAAATCAGGGTTCTCATTATAGGTCTTATTTATTGCCTCTATCCCCTCTTCAGCCAAAATTACTTTAAATCCTTCAGACAGCAAGATACTCTTTAATAGCTTTTTAATATCCTCATCATCTTCTACCACCAGTATCTTTTTGGGCACTGACTACCTCCTCCTCTTTCGAGTTTCGGGTTTGGTAAAGGGCGAAATCTCTACCCCGAAACTTGTTTTTAGAGCCTCTTTATCGCTTCCAGCAAAAGCTGGCCCATAGTCTTAGCCGCATTTTTCAACCCTTGATACCAGATCAAATCTTGCTGATAGTTAGCTTCCAACCGGTCTTCTATCTTTTTGGCCTCCTGCATCTCTTCAAATATTTCAGAGTAAAAGAGGACCTTAAGTGTTTGAAAGGCATCTTGCTCGGCCCGAAGTTTATCTTCCAACTGAGATTTTCGCTGACCTAATTTACCTTTCTTTATATCTTCATACCAACTTCGACGGGCCAATCGGAGCCTCTTATCCGCCAGATTATAGATTCTGGACAGACTCCTGGCCGTTTGGTTGAATTCGGCTTTAAGTTTAGGAATAATATTAGCTTTTGGTATCAGAGACGCCCGTTCCAGGGTATCAGCCACAGGAATCTCTTTCTGACAATATCTTTCAAGTGTTTCTTCGAAGGGGAGAGGGAGTGTACCTTCAATCCTTGCCCCTCCACCGGTAGCGTTTATTACT from bacterium includes these protein-coding regions:
- a CDS encoding response regulator translates to MPKKILVVEDDEDIKKLLKSILLSEGFKVILAEEGIEAINKTYNENPDLIVLDILLPEMDGYQVCRLLKNDKKYQHIPIIMLTAKSHFWDRFRGMHTGADRYIIKSEAGFSLLDIVDIIKEMLGENLIDQQKSGEDRRKGRDDRRQTKEDRRRKTEVAE